The Methanobacterium sp. BAmetb5 genome includes a region encoding these proteins:
- a CDS encoding KEOPS complex subunit Pcc1 yields the protein MNPLKEVETQIEIEFPSKMDAEIALKAIGPEIMDSPSERTRTGIECREKTVKITITARDTPSLRASLNSYLRWLILSQQILELKHDMHNH from the coding sequence ATGAATCCGCTTAAAGAGGTTGAAACCCAGATAGAGATTGAATTCCCTTCTAAAATGGATGCCGAGATTGCATTAAAGGCAATTGGACCTGAAATAATGGATTCGCCATCGGAAAGGACTAGAACCGGGATTGAATGCCGTGAAAAAACAGTGAAGATAACCATCACTGCCCGGGACACACCTTCCCTCCGGGCCTCCCTGAATTCCTATCTGCGCTGGCTGATACTTTCACAGCAGATTCTGGAATTAAAACATGATATGCACAATCATTGA
- a CDS encoding DUF3194 domain-containing protein — MKKLTDQEMENISEAAAVAAENYIFSKISKKEVLDLELRVEFHEATEENGLDVDVEVELFLDELSTADDSLADEAAQVALEEIDRQVEKLSE; from the coding sequence TTGAAAAAATTAACCGACCAGGAGATGGAGAACATCTCTGAAGCTGCGGCAGTGGCTGCAGAAAATTATATCTTTTCCAAGATATCCAAAAAAGAAGTCCTTGATCTGGAATTAAGAGTAGAATTCCATGAAGCCACTGAAGAAAATGGACTGGACGTGGATGTTGAGGTAGAACTATTTTTAGACGAACTCTCCACAGCCGATGATTCCCTGGCTGACGAAGCAGCTCAGGTTGCCCTGGAAGAGATTGATAGACAGGTTGAAAAGCTGTCTGAGTGA
- the rrp4 gene encoding exosome complex RNA-binding protein Rrp4: MLLVEDKQIVVPGEILAEGDYHSGRGTFKEEDKICSSLVGLVAVRDKKLSVIPLQSKYIPKRGDVVIGKISDVRFSMWNLDINSPYSGILPAAEVFGKEKRDLNRAFNVGDVLFLRVVDVDEVKKVKLGLKGRGLGKFRGGILINITPTKVPRLIGKKGSMINMIKDQTRCEVVVGQNGVVWVKGKPEMERVVQKVVKTIEEEAHTSGLTDRIRDMLVELLGDKTEKTTEKEEDKDEFEEELIE, translated from the coding sequence GTGTTATTAGTAGAAGATAAACAGATAGTAGTTCCGGGTGAAATATTAGCAGAAGGGGACTATCACTCCGGAAGAGGAACTTTTAAGGAAGAAGACAAAATATGTTCTTCTTTAGTCGGCCTGGTGGCTGTTCGGGATAAAAAACTAAGTGTGATACCACTACAGAGTAAATACATTCCTAAACGGGGAGATGTGGTCATTGGTAAAATATCTGATGTTCGTTTCTCCATGTGGAACCTGGACATAAATTCACCCTACTCCGGGATATTACCCGCAGCCGAAGTTTTTGGTAAGGAAAAAAGAGACCTCAACCGGGCCTTCAATGTGGGAGACGTGCTTTTCCTACGTGTGGTGGATGTTGACGAAGTGAAAAAGGTCAAACTCGGTTTAAAAGGCAGAGGACTGGGTAAATTCCGTGGTGGAATCCTGATTAACATAACCCCAACCAAGGTGCCCCGACTCATTGGTAAGAAAGGCTCCATGATCAACATGATCAAAGACCAGACCCGCTGTGAAGTGGTGGTTGGTCAAAACGGAGTAGTCTGGGTTAAAGGAAAACCAGAAATGGAAAGAGTGGTGCAAAAGGTTGTTAAAACCATTGAAGAAGAAGCACACACCTCTGGCCTCACTGACAGAATAAGGGACATGTTGGTGGAACTTCTGGGGGATAAAACCGAAAAGACAACTGAAAAAGAAGAAGATAAAGATGAATTTGAGGAAGAATTAATCGAGTAA
- the rrp42 gene encoding exosome complex protein Rrp42 has product MVQSVVPEIIKESVANLIQSGERADGRALDQYREISLETGVIKKAEGSARVKIGNTQIVVGAKPQIGEPFPDTPNVGVLITNSELNPMAAPNFEAGPPNETSVELSRVTDRCIREGKVVDLEKLTIIPGKKVWMIFMDLHIIDYDGNLMDAAVLGSLAALMDAKIPSTTIDGDEVVIDYEQMVPLPIKEQPLMCTLAKIGGELVVDPSLEEDDVLDARISIGVRADGSICAMQKGGSVPLTREEVLKAVGIAQKKTEELRENVSKIFK; this is encoded by the coding sequence ATGGTACAGAGCGTAGTCCCTGAGATAATAAAAGAAAGTGTAGCCAACCTCATCCAAAGTGGTGAAAGAGCAGATGGAAGGGCCCTGGACCAGTACCGGGAAATAAGCCTGGAAACCGGTGTAATAAAAAAGGCCGAAGGTTCCGCCCGGGTGAAAATAGGAAACACCCAGATAGTAGTGGGTGCCAAACCCCAGATCGGTGAACCATTCCCGGACACACCCAATGTGGGTGTCTTAATAACCAACTCAGAACTTAATCCCATGGCTGCCCCTAACTTTGAAGCCGGACCTCCCAATGAAACCTCAGTGGAGCTTTCCAGGGTAACTGACCGTTGTATAAGGGAAGGAAAAGTGGTGGACCTTGAAAAATTAACCATCATACCCGGTAAAAAGGTGTGGATGATATTCATGGACCTGCACATCATAGACTACGATGGCAACCTCATGGATGCTGCTGTTCTGGGCAGTCTCGCTGCCCTCATGGATGCCAAGATACCCAGCACCACCATAGATGGTGATGAAGTGGTCATTGACTACGAACAGATGGTACCCCTCCCCATTAAAGAACAACCCCTTATGTGCACCCTGGCCAAGATCGGGGGAGAACTGGTGGTTGACCCTTCACTGGAAGAGGATGATGTCCTGGATGCCAGGATATCCATAGGTGTGCGGGCCGATGGCAGCATATGCGCCATGCAAAAAGGTGGATCAGTACCCCTCACCCGTGAAGAAGTCTTAAAAGCAGTGGGAATAGCTCAAAAGAAGACAGAAGAACTTCGTGAGAATGTTTCCAAAATATTTAAATAA
- a CDS encoding ribosome assembly factor SBDS, producing the protein MVTLEDAVIARLEYYGERFEILVDPDLASDFKRGEDIKIEDILAVEEVFKDAKKGDKASEEAMTKAFDTHDPLEAAVIIIRKGQVQLTAQQRRDMQEDKRRMIVAKIVREAINPQTKLPHPARRIEIAMEEAKVKVDPFKSVDEQVNITLKAIRRLIPIKFEKVKVAIHIPGEDTGKVYGVIPEYGKTLKEEWQQDGSWVAVVEIPGGMQEGFYHKLSEITHGQVETKLLK; encoded by the coding sequence ATGGTCACCCTGGAAGATGCCGTTATAGCCCGCCTGGAATACTACGGGGAAAGATTCGAGATCCTGGTGGATCCAGATCTAGCATCTGATTTTAAAAGGGGAGAAGATATCAAGATTGAAGATATACTGGCTGTTGAAGAGGTTTTCAAAGATGCTAAAAAGGGGGATAAGGCATCGGAAGAGGCAATGACCAAGGCCTTTGACACCCACGATCCCCTGGAAGCTGCGGTTATCATCATCCGTAAGGGACAGGTCCAGCTCACCGCCCAGCAACGGAGGGACATGCAGGAGGATAAGAGAAGGATGATCGTGGCAAAAATTGTCCGTGAAGCCATAAATCCTCAGACAAAGCTCCCCCACCCTGCAAGAAGGATTGAAATAGCTATGGAAGAAGCTAAAGTCAAAGTGGACCCATTTAAGAGTGTCGATGAACAGGTAAACATTACACTAAAAGCCATACGCAGGTTAATACCCATAAAATTCGAAAAAGTAAAGGTGGCCATCCACATACCTGGAGAGGACACTGGAAAAGTTTATGGGGTCATACCTGAATATGGAAAAACCCTGAAAGAGGAATGGCAACAGGACGGGTCCTGGGTTGCTGTAGTGGAAATCCCCGGTGGAATGCAGGAAGGTTTCTACCACAAACTCTCGGAGATCACCCACGGGCAGGTTGAAACCAAACTCTTAAAATAA
- a CDS encoding Brix domain-containing protein yields MLITTSRKPSQRTRTFCRGLERVLKARSVNRGKMSLRDVFLKAKAMEADWVLVVTERDGNPSGMEVYQDGELFTSLWLTADLDGSRGKKERVKMKKDKLHLRCEVDELTDLVHKIFSIPLEDPRNPSDSNLLRISFNKQKSRPLLEFFDDNAQVTGPRIYLQEWKLAGDQG; encoded by the coding sequence ATGTTGATTACCACTTCCCGAAAACCATCCCAGCGCACCCGAACATTCTGCCGTGGACTGGAACGAGTACTTAAAGCCCGATCTGTCAACCGGGGTAAAATGAGCCTCCGTGATGTCTTTTTAAAGGCAAAAGCAATGGAAGCGGACTGGGTACTGGTGGTAACTGAACGGGATGGCAATCCCAGTGGGATGGAGGTTTACCAAGATGGTGAACTCTTCACCAGCCTGTGGCTTACTGCTGACCTGGATGGTTCCCGTGGGAAAAAGGAGAGGGTGAAGATGAAAAAGGATAAACTTCATCTTCGCTGTGAAGTGGATGAATTAACTGATCTGGTGCATAAGATTTTTTCAATACCCCTTGAGGATCCCCGGAACCCATCTGATTCCAACCTGCTACGTATCAGTTTCAATAAACAAAAATCCCGACCTTTACTGGAGTTTTTTGATGACAATGCCCAGGTCACCGGGCCACGTATATATCTTCAGGAATGGAAACTGGCCGGTGATCAGGGATGA
- the psmA gene encoding archaeal proteasome endopeptidase complex subunit alpha: protein MQPFPAAGYDKGISIFSPDGRLFQVEYAREAVKRGTTSLGVKSSEGIVLVVDKRPSSKLVEPTSIEKIFQIDEHIGAATSGLVADARKLIEQARMESQINKITFNEPIPVEMLAKKICDMKQMYTQHGGVRPFGSALIIGGVNDSGCRLFETDPSGALIEYKATAIGAGRAMAMEVFEKDYREDMKINEAMELALDAIYEATEGKTTKESVEIAIIEEANHKYRKLTEEEIEEHVEELLIRKSKEGEEEEE from the coding sequence ATGCAACCGTTCCCAGCAGCAGGATATGACAAAGGTATATCTATTTTCAGCCCAGATGGAAGGCTATTTCAGGTTGAATATGCAAGAGAAGCTGTAAAAAGAGGTACAACTTCATTAGGAGTGAAATCATCCGAGGGGATTGTGCTGGTGGTAGATAAAAGACCCAGCAGCAAACTGGTGGAACCCACCTCCATTGAAAAGATATTTCAGATCGACGAGCACATAGGAGCCGCAACTTCTGGTCTGGTGGCCGATGCCCGTAAACTGATTGAACAGGCCAGAATGGAATCTCAAATCAACAAGATCACCTTCAACGAACCCATACCAGTGGAAATGCTGGCCAAGAAGATCTGTGACATGAAACAGATGTACACCCAGCACGGAGGAGTAAGACCATTTGGATCTGCTCTGATCATTGGGGGAGTCAATGACAGCGGGTGCAGGCTTTTCGAAACCGACCCCAGTGGTGCCTTAATTGAATACAAGGCCACAGCCATTGGAGCCGGACGAGCCATGGCCATGGAAGTCTTTGAAAAAGATTACCGGGAAGACATGAAAATTAACGAAGCCATGGAACTGGCCTTAGATGCAATCTATGAAGCCACCGAAGGTAAAACTACCAAGGAAAGCGTGGAAATCGCAATCATAGAAGAAGCCAACCACAAATACCGTAAACTCACAGAAGAAGAAATTGAAGAACATGTAGAAGAACTCCTCATCCGTAAATCCAAGGAGGGCGAGGAGGAAGAGGAATAA
- a CDS encoding Rpp14/Pop5 family protein, with the protein MKLKILPTHLRDKKRYLAFQAISELPLQREDVISLIMESSGNLYGACGTSQLGLWVVKVWDYSTPGANTVKGIIRCKREEVDKARAVIPAITKYKGKRVVFQTLGISGTIKAATTNFIKLKAADE; encoded by the coding sequence ATGAAACTCAAAATACTACCCACTCACTTGCGGGATAAGAAAAGATACCTTGCTTTTCAAGCCATCAGTGAGCTTCCCCTCCAGAGGGAGGATGTAATATCCCTGATTATGGAATCATCTGGAAACCTTTACGGAGCATGTGGTACCAGCCAGCTGGGTTTATGGGTGGTGAAGGTATGGGATTATTCCACACCAGGAGCAAACACGGTGAAGGGTATTATCCGGTGTAAACGAGAGGAAGTTGACAAAGCTCGTGCTGTAATCCCTGCTATAACCAAATATAAAGGAAAAAGAGTGGTTTTTCAAACTTTGGGCATTTCTGGAACCATCAAAGCAGCAACAACAAACTTTATTAAATTGAAGGCAGCAGATGAATAA
- a CDS encoding RNA-binding protein, with translation MIHNLSYRAFVYGTENEEKVREAISNLLPSAPIEKEITEGYHHNPVVILQGKITKKREIKDFLEKLGTLKPSAKKRILRELENRMDERGNLFLRFDKQRAYLGDLKVVEHGDAIHLKLKIAAYPARKEEALKVARQIFEE, from the coding sequence ATGATACATAACCTCTCCTACCGGGCATTCGTTTACGGAACTGAAAACGAAGAGAAGGTGAGGGAGGCTATATCTAACCTCCTCCCCTCAGCCCCCATAGAAAAGGAAATCACCGAAGGTTACCACCACAATCCAGTGGTTATTCTCCAGGGAAAGATCACCAAGAAAAGAGAAATAAAGGATTTCCTGGAAAAACTGGGTACACTAAAACCCTCTGCCAAGAAAAGAATCCTGAGAGAACTTGAAAACAGGATGGATGAGCGAGGGAACCTTTTTCTTAGATTCGATAAACAACGTGCATATCTGGGAGATCTGAAGGTTGTAGAGCACGGAGATGCTATACACCTGAAACTGAAAATAGCTGCCTACCCTGCCCGGAAAGAAGAGGCTTTAAAGGTGGCCCGGCAGATATTTGAGGAATAA
- the rpl37A gene encoding 50S ribosomal protein L37Ae has protein sequence MARTKKVGITGKFGARYGRKAKRTVKSIEENMKKDHICPKCDRPGVKRTAAGIWKCRKCGAVFTGGAYLPNTPMGRTATRNIKRIVGGL, from the coding sequence ATGGCAAGAACTAAAAAAGTAGGTATAACCGGAAAATTCGGTGCCAGGTACGGTAGGAAAGCAAAAAGAACCGTGAAATCCATCGAAGAAAACATGAAAAAAGATCACATCTGTCCTAAATGTGACCGTCCTGGAGTTAAAAGGACTGCCGCAGGCATATGGAAATGCCGCAAATGTGGAGCAGTCTTCACCGGCGGAGCATACCTGCCAAACACACCCATGGGCAGAACTGCCACCAGGAACATTAAGAGGATTGTTGGAGGTTTATAA
- a CDS encoding prefoldin subunit beta — MEIPQNIQHQLAQFQQMQQQAQAITMQKQSVDLQIRETEKALEELEKVEDDAEVYKTAGNLLIKMAKPELTEEMTEKLETLKLREKTVARQEERVMKRLQEMQENLQESMQMQPGMGN, encoded by the coding sequence ATGGAAATTCCCCAGAACATCCAACATCAACTAGCACAATTCCAGCAGATGCAGCAACAGGCCCAGGCCATAACCATGCAGAAACAGAGTGTGGACCTCCAGATAAGGGAAACTGAAAAGGCCCTGGAAGAACTGGAAAAAGTGGAAGATGATGCTGAAGTTTACAAAACCGCAGGAAATCTGCTCATCAAAATGGCCAAACCAGAGTTAACCGAAGAAATGACTGAAAAACTGGAAACCCTCAAGCTCCGGGAAAAAACCGTAGCCCGACAGGAAGAAAGGGTCATGAAACGGTTACAGGAAATGCAGGAAAACCTGCAGGAATCCATGCAGATGCAACCAGGTATGGGTAACTAA
- a CDS encoding iron chaperone: protein MKKTTRTRQKSGQGLEKKEGENAVLAKIAAMPGPYHAMGERLHALIKASAPVLTPKTWYGMPAYAKDGKVICFFRGDKNERYLTLGFSEDANLDEDNMWPTSYALKKLTATEEERIAELVKKAVS from the coding sequence GTGAAAAAAACCACTCGCACTAGACAAAAATCTGGACAGGGCCTGGAAAAGAAGGAAGGGGAAAATGCAGTCCTGGCGAAGATAGCGGCGATGCCGGGACCTTATCATGCCATGGGGGAGCGACTCCATGCCCTCATCAAAGCCAGCGCACCAGTCCTCACACCGAAAACATGGTACGGGATGCCGGCATATGCCAAGGACGGCAAGGTCATCTGCTTCTTCCGTGGTGACAAAAACGAGAGGTACTTGACACTGGGCTTTTCCGAGGACGCTAACCTCGACGAAGATAACATGTGGCCGACTTCCTATGCTTTGAAGAAGTTAACTGCCACCGAAGAGGAAAGAATCGCGGAACTCGTGAAGAAGGCTGTGAGTTAA
- the rnp3 gene encoding ribonuclease P protein component 3 — translation MFFDFHIDNHPELAFDAGKMGYSGVVLTACSRDCIDHPETLKKLRESADNLKTEGKTLKGENKLPNIHIGVEIEAKNQVDLKKKVQKFRKMADVIMVHGGDLQINRAATEDPRVDILSHPYRTRLDGGINHVLAVKAAENRVAMELNLKYFLFTRPNQRYRVLNQFRQIVKLHRQYHFPVIISSDARSLYDLRHPRDVVALAACFGMTKEEAVDALSKTPQEIMERNKIRDEVIIPGVKLVK, via the coding sequence ATGTTTTTTGATTTTCACATTGACAATCACCCTGAACTGGCATTTGATGCCGGTAAAATGGGATACAGTGGAGTGGTACTGACTGCCTGTTCCCGGGATTGTATCGACCACCCTGAAACACTTAAAAAGTTACGTGAAAGTGCTGATAATCTAAAAACTGAGGGAAAAACTTTAAAGGGAGAAAATAAACTCCCTAACATCCATATCGGTGTGGAAATAGAGGCTAAAAATCAGGTAGATCTGAAGAAAAAAGTCCAGAAATTCCGCAAAATGGCCGATGTGATCATGGTTCATGGTGGTGATCTCCAGATCAACCGGGCAGCCACTGAAGACCCTCGTGTGGACATTCTAAGCCATCCTTACCGAACCAGGCTGGATGGTGGCATCAATCATGTTTTAGCAGTTAAAGCTGCTGAAAACAGGGTAGCCATGGAATTAAACCTGAAATATTTCCTTTTCACCCGTCCAAATCAAAGATATCGTGTTTTAAACCAGTTCCGGCAGATTGTGAAGCTGCATCGCCAGTACCACTTTCCGGTTATAATCAGCAGTGATGCTCGTTCTCTTTACGACCTGCGCCATCCCCGGGATGTGGTAGCCCTGGCAGCATGCTTTGGAATGACCAAGGAAGAGGCTGTTGATGCCTTATCCAAAACTCCCCAGGAAATCATGGAAAGAAACAAGATAAGGGACGAAGTTATAATTCCCGGGGTAAAATTGGTGAAGTAA
- a CDS encoding DNA-directed RNA polymerase subunit P — MYKCDKCGTLVDIKGYTESKCPSCRYRILFKEIPPVRRQVKAR, encoded by the coding sequence TTGTATAAATGTGATAAATGTGGCACACTGGTAGATATCAAAGGATACACAGAATCCAAATGTCCCAGTTGCCGATACCGGATACTCTTCAAGGAGATACCTCCGGTGAGAAGACAGGTTAAAGCCCGCTAA
- the rrp41 gene encoding exosome complex exonuclease Rrp41, which yields MGDSNKGSLVASDTKKRPDGRAFDELRPLKIEAGVLERADGSAYVEIGDNKVLAAVYGPRELHVRRLLKPNMAILRCRYNMAPFSVEDRKRPGPDRRSVEISKITAEALNPAVFLEKFPRSTIDIFIEVLQAEGGTRCAGITAASVALADAGIPMRDMVAACAAGKADGQVVMDLSEWEDKEGEADLPIAMMPRTGDITLLQMDGHLTSDEFEQALDLAIEGCKIISEAQKEAIKNRYGGD from the coding sequence ATTGGAGATAGTAATAAAGGAAGTTTAGTAGCTTCTGATACTAAAAAAAGGCCAGATGGTAGGGCCTTTGATGAACTGAGGCCTTTGAAAATTGAGGCCGGTGTACTGGAAAGAGCTGATGGATCAGCCTATGTGGAAATTGGTGATAACAAAGTATTAGCCGCAGTCTACGGTCCACGAGAACTACACGTCCGCCGACTGTTAAAACCCAACATGGCCATACTGCGTTGCCGTTACAACATGGCCCCCTTCTCAGTGGAAGACCGTAAAAGACCAGGACCCGACCGCAGATCAGTGGAAATATCCAAGATCACTGCCGAAGCACTTAACCCTGCAGTCTTCCTGGAAAAATTCCCCAGATCCACCATTGACATATTCATAGAAGTCCTGCAGGCAGAAGGAGGCACACGATGTGCCGGTATCACTGCAGCATCAGTGGCCCTGGCCGATGCCGGTATACCCATGCGGGACATGGTAGCCGCCTGTGCCGCAGGTAAAGCCGATGGCCAGGTAGTAATGGATCTCTCGGAATGGGAGGATAAGGAAGGAGAAGCAGACCTGCCCATAGCCATGATGCCCCGTACAGGGGACATAACCCTGCTACAGATGGATGGACACCTGACCTCTGATGAGTTTGAACAGGCACTGGATCTGGCCATTGAAGGATGTAAAATCATCAGTGAAGCACAGAAAGAGGCCATAAAGAACAGGTACGGTGGTGATTAA
- a CDS encoding 50S ribosomal protein L15e, translated as MYSYIRDAWKNPDESYVKELMQQRAPQWRKESVITRVERPTRIDRARSLGYKAKKGYIVVRTRVRRGGRRKTRFTAGRKPKRQGVKKITPKKSIQRIAEERVARKYPNLEVLNSYWLWEDGKFKFFEVILVDPNHPVIKNDPKINWICDKHHRGRAFRGLTSEGKKNRGLRNKGKGAEKLR; from the coding sequence ATGTACAGTTACATAAGAGATGCCTGGAAAAATCCAGATGAATCCTACGTAAAAGAATTAATGCAACAGCGAGCTCCCCAGTGGAGAAAAGAAAGCGTAATTACTCGTGTTGAACGACCAACCCGAATCGACCGGGCCCGATCCTTAGGATACAAGGCCAAAAAGGGTTACATAGTAGTTAGAACCCGAGTACGTCGTGGTGGACGAAGGAAAACCAGATTCACCGCCGGTCGAAAGCCTAAAAGGCAGGGTGTTAAAAAGATAACCCCTAAAAAATCCATCCAGCGCATAGCTGAAGAAAGGGTAGCCCGCAAATATCCTAACCTGGAAGTTTTAAACTCCTACTGGCTCTGGGAAGACGGAAAATTCAAATTCTTCGAAGTTATTCTGGTGGACCCTAACCATCCAGTCATTAAAAATGACCCTAAAATCAACTGGATCTGTGACAAACACCACCGTGGAAGGGCCTTCCGCGGACTGACCAGTGAAGGTAAGAAAAACAGGGGACTCCGGAATAAAGGTAAAGGAGCGGAGAAATTAAGGTAA
- a CDS encoding MFS transporter: MESNISVKEVNKTVILLIATLATFLTPFMGTSLIIALPTIANDLTVNAILLSWISTAYILTSAMFAVPFGKIADIYGMKKIFTYGIVILTISTFLAAISPSAEFLVVTRAVQGIASAMIFVTGLAIITSVFPPQERGKAIGINITAAYVGLVMGPVLGGFLTQYLGWRSVFYFIVPLCLMVLVLVIWKMKGEWGECKGEKLDNWGTLLYILMLALVLIGFSTITETLGMVMVILGIIGFIGFVLWELRVENPVLEVKLFFKNRRFAFSNLATLISYISTFAVSFLLSLYLQYIKGFDPRITGLILVVQTVIMVVMSPVAGKLSDRFDPGKLASLGMAIITIGLLILSFISDATSLYVIILALAIIGLGIGIFSAPNTNAIMGSVERRYFGVSSAILSTMRLLGQTFGMGLILVIFAVYIGAVQFTPQNYPDLLTSIRVTFIISVILSVIAVFASLARNRK; this comes from the coding sequence ATGGAATCAAACATATCTGTTAAAGAGGTAAATAAAACCGTAATTTTACTGATTGCTACTTTGGCCACATTTTTAACACCATTTATGGGGACTTCCCTGATTATTGCCCTCCCCACAATTGCCAATGATTTAACAGTTAATGCCATTCTTTTAAGCTGGATTTCGACTGCTTATATTTTAACATCAGCCATGTTCGCCGTTCCCTTCGGTAAAATAGCTGATATCTATGGGATGAAAAAGATTTTCACCTACGGGATCGTGATCTTAACCATCTCCACGTTCCTGGCAGCCATATCTCCTTCTGCTGAATTTCTGGTGGTAACCCGGGCGGTTCAAGGTATTGCCAGTGCTATGATATTCGTTACTGGGCTGGCCATTATAACCTCAGTATTCCCTCCCCAGGAAAGAGGCAAAGCCATAGGAATAAATATCACCGCTGCCTATGTGGGCCTGGTCATGGGACCTGTCCTGGGAGGTTTTTTAACACAGTATCTGGGTTGGAGAAGTGTTTTTTATTTTATTGTACCCCTCTGTCTGATGGTGTTGGTTCTGGTGATTTGGAAAATGAAAGGGGAATGGGGAGAATGCAAAGGGGAGAAATTAGATAACTGGGGAACTTTACTTTACATTCTCATGCTGGCCTTGGTGCTAATAGGATTTTCCACCATCACCGAAACTTTGGGAATGGTAATGGTCATTTTGGGAATTATAGGATTCATTGGTTTTGTTTTATGGGAGTTAAGGGTTGAAAACCCCGTTTTAGAGGTGAAATTATTCTTTAAAAATAGAAGGTTTGCCTTCTCTAATTTAGCAACGCTAATCAGTTATATAAGTACATTTGCCGTGAGTTTCCTGCTTAGTTTATATTTACAGTACATAAAAGGATTTGATCCCAGAATAACCGGATTAATTCTGGTTGTTCAAACGGTTATCATGGTTGTCATGTCCCCGGTAGCAGGGAAACTTTCGGATAGGTTTGACCCTGGAAAATTAGCTTCACTGGGAATGGCCATTATCACCATTGGACTGTTAATCCTTTCGTTCATAAGCGATGCAACCAGTCTGTACGTTATAATTTTAGCTTTAGCTATTATCGGGCTGGGTATAGGAATATTTTCAGCACCCAATACCAATGCCATCATGGGATCTGTAGAAAGGAGATATTTTGGAGTGTCTTCGGCAATCCTAAGCACAATGAGACTTTTAGGCCAAACCTTTGGTATGGGATTAATTTTAGTGATATTTGCCGTTTATATTGGGGCGGTTCAGTTCACTCCTCAAAATTATCCCGACCTATTAACCAGTATTAGGGTAACCTTCATTATTTCCGTAATTTTAAGTGTAATAGCTGTCTTTGCATCTCTGGCCCGAAACAGAAAATGA